Proteins encoded in a region of the Cataglyphis hispanica isolate Lineage 1 chromosome 14, ULB_Chis1_1.0, whole genome shotgun sequence genome:
- the LOC126854337 gene encoding probable cytochrome P450 49a1 isoform X2, with protein MHIFTIQYILQMTTLRRYTRELFRRFVKFEMESDKATLDTLAADVEEKDLLSHRLYSDIPGPKPIPLLGNTWRFLPYLGNFDIQAVDKLSKRLHEQYGNIVKIEGLLGRPDMVFVYDANEIERIFRREEKMPHRPSMPSLDYYKHVLRKDFFQDNPGVIAVHGDSWYNFRSKVQQVMLQPRTAKMYIGAIEEASAAFLRRIAKIRDKNHEVPNDFLNELHKWSLESIARVALDVRLGCLDDDADAETQKLIDALITFFKNVPVLELKIPFWKIFNTPTWRQYINALDTIVSIISKYTSAALSRAKSNIDSDKELSLLERVLALEGDTKVASILALDLFLVGVDTTLTTVASVLYQLALHPEKQALAYEEICNIHSQTDAPLEAINIDNLKYLRACIKETLRMYPVVIGNGRSTTSDTIIGGYYVPKGVHVVFQHYVISNLEKYFPRCHEFLPERWLREDKVRHRFASLPFGYGRRMCLGRRFAELEIIIVISKILQFYKVEYHYKKLEYYVNPMYTPKGPLKLRFIQR; from the exons atgcatatatttactatacaatatat ttTACAAATGACTACATTAAGGCGATACACAAGGGAATTATTTCGACGATTTGTCAAGTTTGAGATGGAGAGTGACAAAGCGACATTAGATACATTGGCCGCGGATGTCgaggaaaaagatttattatcacaTCGTCTATACTCGGACATTCCAGGACCTAAGCCGATCCCTTTGTTGGGTAACACCTGGCGCTTTCTACCTTACCTAg gaaactttGATATACAGGCAGTAGACAAATTATCGAAGAGATTGCACGAACAGTACGGGAACATCGTAAAGATAGAAGGTCTTTTAGGTAGACCGGATATGGTATTTGTATACGATGCAAATGAAATTGAGCGTATCTTTCGACGGGAAGAAAAAATGCCTCATCGACCTTCTATGCCGTCACTTGACTACTACAAACATGTATTGCGAAAAGATTTCTTTCAAGATAATCCCGGAGTCATTGCCGT CCATGGTGATAGCTGGTACAATTTTCGGAGCAAGGTGCAGCAAGTGATGCTGCAGCCGCGGACCGCGAAAATGTATATCGGCGCGATCGAGGAAGCCAGCGCGGCATTCCTTCGCAG aatagCAAAAATACGAGATAAGAACCACGAGGTACCTAACGACTTTCTCAACGAGCTACACAAGTGGTCCTTAGAAT cAATTGCACGGGTTGCATTGGATGTACGTTTAGGTTGCTTGGATGACGACGCGGACGCGGAAACACAGAAGCTCATAGACGCGTTGAtcacttttttcaaaaacgtGCCCGTGCTCGAATTAAAGATACCTTTTTGGAAAATCTTCAATACACCCACGTGGcgacaatatataaatgctttaGATACTATTGTgag tataatatcaaaatatacatctGCCGCTCTATCGAGAGCCAAGAGCAATATAGATTCGGACAAAGAACTGTCTCTTTTGGAAAGAGTTCTAGCTCTTGAAGGCGATACAAAAGTAGCCTCCATTCTCGCTTTAGATTTGTTTTTAGTTGGCGTTGATACg ACCTTAACTACAGTGGCTTCGGTGCTGTATCAATTAGCGTTACATCCAGAAAAACAGGCATTAGCATATGAAGAAATCTGTAATATTCATTCGCAAACAGACGCACCTCTCGAAgcgataaatatagataatttaaaatatttaagagcaTGCATAAAAGAAACTCTAAG aatgtATCCAGTTGTTATAGGCAACGGGCGAAGTACAACTTCGGATACTATAATTGGCGGTTACTACGTGCCGAAAGga GTGCACGTGGTATTTCAACACTATGTCATTAGCAATCTAGAGAAGTACTTTCCCCGGTGTCACGAGTTTCTTCCAGAACGGTGGTTGCGCGAAGACAAAGTTCGTCACAGATTCGCGTCACTTCCTTTTGGTTATGGCAGACGAATGTGTCTTGGGCGACGATTTGCTGAGctcgaaataattatagtcATTAGCAAG attctgcaattttataaagtagaatatcactataaaaaattggaatattatgttaatccGATGTATACGCCGAAAGGACCGTTGAAGCTGAGATTTATTCagagataa
- the LOC126854337 gene encoding probable cytochrome P450 49a1 isoform X3 — protein sequence MTTLRRYTRELFRRFVKFEMESDKATLDTLAADVEEKDLLSHRLYSDIPGPKPIPLLGNTWRFLPYLGNFDIQAVDKLSKRLHEQYGNIVKIEGLLGRPDMVFVYDANEIERIFRREEKMPHRPSMPSLDYYKHVLRKDFFQDNPGVIAVHGDSWYNFRSKVQQVMLQPRTAKMYIGAIEEASAAFLRRIAKIRDKNHEVPNDFLNELHKWSLESIARVALDVRLGCLDDDADAETQKLIDALITFFKNVPVLELKIPFWKIFNTPTWRQYINALDTIVSIISKYTSAALSRAKSNIDSDKELSLLERVLALEGDTKVASILALDLFLVGVDTTLTTVASVLYQLALHPEKQALAYEEICNIHSQTDAPLEAINIDNLKYLRACIKETLRMYPVVIGNGRSTTSDTIIGGYYVPKGVHVVFQHYVISNLEKYFPRCHEFLPERWLREDKVRHRFASLPFGYGRRMCLGRRFAELEIIIVISKILQFYKVEYHYKKLEYYVNPMYTPKGPLKLRFIQR from the exons ATGACTACATTAAGGCGATACACAAGGGAATTATTTCGACGATTTGTCAAGTTTGAGATGGAGAGTGACAAAGCGACATTAGATACATTGGCCGCGGATGTCgaggaaaaagatttattatcacaTCGTCTATACTCGGACATTCCAGGACCTAAGCCGATCCCTTTGTTGGGTAACACCTGGCGCTTTCTACCTTACCTAg gaaactttGATATACAGGCAGTAGACAAATTATCGAAGAGATTGCACGAACAGTACGGGAACATCGTAAAGATAGAAGGTCTTTTAGGTAGACCGGATATGGTATTTGTATACGATGCAAATGAAATTGAGCGTATCTTTCGACGGGAAGAAAAAATGCCTCATCGACCTTCTATGCCGTCACTTGACTACTACAAACATGTATTGCGAAAAGATTTCTTTCAAGATAATCCCGGAGTCATTGCCGT CCATGGTGATAGCTGGTACAATTTTCGGAGCAAGGTGCAGCAAGTGATGCTGCAGCCGCGGACCGCGAAAATGTATATCGGCGCGATCGAGGAAGCCAGCGCGGCATTCCTTCGCAG aatagCAAAAATACGAGATAAGAACCACGAGGTACCTAACGACTTTCTCAACGAGCTACACAAGTGGTCCTTAGAAT cAATTGCACGGGTTGCATTGGATGTACGTTTAGGTTGCTTGGATGACGACGCGGACGCGGAAACACAGAAGCTCATAGACGCGTTGAtcacttttttcaaaaacgtGCCCGTGCTCGAATTAAAGATACCTTTTTGGAAAATCTTCAATACACCCACGTGGcgacaatatataaatgctttaGATACTATTGTgag tataatatcaaaatatacatctGCCGCTCTATCGAGAGCCAAGAGCAATATAGATTCGGACAAAGAACTGTCTCTTTTGGAAAGAGTTCTAGCTCTTGAAGGCGATACAAAAGTAGCCTCCATTCTCGCTTTAGATTTGTTTTTAGTTGGCGTTGATACg ACCTTAACTACAGTGGCTTCGGTGCTGTATCAATTAGCGTTACATCCAGAAAAACAGGCATTAGCATATGAAGAAATCTGTAATATTCATTCGCAAACAGACGCACCTCTCGAAgcgataaatatagataatttaaaatatttaagagcaTGCATAAAAGAAACTCTAAG aatgtATCCAGTTGTTATAGGCAACGGGCGAAGTACAACTTCGGATACTATAATTGGCGGTTACTACGTGCCGAAAGga GTGCACGTGGTATTTCAACACTATGTCATTAGCAATCTAGAGAAGTACTTTCCCCGGTGTCACGAGTTTCTTCCAGAACGGTGGTTGCGCGAAGACAAAGTTCGTCACAGATTCGCGTCACTTCCTTTTGGTTATGGCAGACGAATGTGTCTTGGGCGACGATTTGCTGAGctcgaaataattatagtcATTAGCAAG attctgcaattttataaagtagaatatcactataaaaaattggaatattatgttaatccGATGTATACGCCGAAAGGACCGTTGAAGCTGAGATTTATTCagagataa
- the LOC126854337 gene encoding probable cytochrome P450 49a1 isoform X4, with product MRISDKHINYLYNNYIILRKKVLRKERNFDIQAVDKLSKRLHEQYGNIVKIEGLLGRPDMVFVYDANEIERIFRREEKMPHRPSMPSLDYYKHVLRKDFFQDNPGVIAVHGDSWYNFRSKVQQVMLQPRTAKMYIGAIEEASAAFLRRIAKIRDKNHEVPNDFLNELHKWSLESIARVALDVRLGCLDDDADAETQKLIDALITFFKNVPVLELKIPFWKIFNTPTWRQYINALDTIVSIISKYTSAALSRAKSNIDSDKELSLLERVLALEGDTKVASILALDLFLVGVDTTLTTVASVLYQLALHPEKQALAYEEICNIHSQTDAPLEAINIDNLKYLRACIKETLRMYPVVIGNGRSTTSDTIIGGYYVPKGVHVVFQHYVISNLEKYFPRCHEFLPERWLREDKVRHRFASLPFGYGRRMCLGRRFAELEIIIVISKILQFYKVEYHYKKLEYYVNPMYTPKGPLKLRFIQR from the exons ATGCGTATTTCAGACaaacacattaattatttgtataataattatataattttgagaaaaaaggTTCTAcgaaaagaaa gaaactttGATATACAGGCAGTAGACAAATTATCGAAGAGATTGCACGAACAGTACGGGAACATCGTAAAGATAGAAGGTCTTTTAGGTAGACCGGATATGGTATTTGTATACGATGCAAATGAAATTGAGCGTATCTTTCGACGGGAAGAAAAAATGCCTCATCGACCTTCTATGCCGTCACTTGACTACTACAAACATGTATTGCGAAAAGATTTCTTTCAAGATAATCCCGGAGTCATTGCCGT CCATGGTGATAGCTGGTACAATTTTCGGAGCAAGGTGCAGCAAGTGATGCTGCAGCCGCGGACCGCGAAAATGTATATCGGCGCGATCGAGGAAGCCAGCGCGGCATTCCTTCGCAG aatagCAAAAATACGAGATAAGAACCACGAGGTACCTAACGACTTTCTCAACGAGCTACACAAGTGGTCCTTAGAAT cAATTGCACGGGTTGCATTGGATGTACGTTTAGGTTGCTTGGATGACGACGCGGACGCGGAAACACAGAAGCTCATAGACGCGTTGAtcacttttttcaaaaacgtGCCCGTGCTCGAATTAAAGATACCTTTTTGGAAAATCTTCAATACACCCACGTGGcgacaatatataaatgctttaGATACTATTGTgag tataatatcaaaatatacatctGCCGCTCTATCGAGAGCCAAGAGCAATATAGATTCGGACAAAGAACTGTCTCTTTTGGAAAGAGTTCTAGCTCTTGAAGGCGATACAAAAGTAGCCTCCATTCTCGCTTTAGATTTGTTTTTAGTTGGCGTTGATACg ACCTTAACTACAGTGGCTTCGGTGCTGTATCAATTAGCGTTACATCCAGAAAAACAGGCATTAGCATATGAAGAAATCTGTAATATTCATTCGCAAACAGACGCACCTCTCGAAgcgataaatatagataatttaaaatatttaagagcaTGCATAAAAGAAACTCTAAG aatgtATCCAGTTGTTATAGGCAACGGGCGAAGTACAACTTCGGATACTATAATTGGCGGTTACTACGTGCCGAAAGga GTGCACGTGGTATTTCAACACTATGTCATTAGCAATCTAGAGAAGTACTTTCCCCGGTGTCACGAGTTTCTTCCAGAACGGTGGTTGCGCGAAGACAAAGTTCGTCACAGATTCGCGTCACTTCCTTTTGGTTATGGCAGACGAATGTGTCTTGGGCGACGATTTGCTGAGctcgaaataattatagtcATTAGCAAG attctgcaattttataaagtagaatatcactataaaaaattggaatattatgttaatccGATGTATACGCCGAAAGGACCGTTGAAGCTGAGATTTATTCagagataa
- the LOC126854337 gene encoding probable cytochrome P450 49a1 isoform X1: MINYFVQRKILQMTTLRRYTRELFRRFVKFEMESDKATLDTLAADVEEKDLLSHRLYSDIPGPKPIPLLGNTWRFLPYLGNFDIQAVDKLSKRLHEQYGNIVKIEGLLGRPDMVFVYDANEIERIFRREEKMPHRPSMPSLDYYKHVLRKDFFQDNPGVIAVHGDSWYNFRSKVQQVMLQPRTAKMYIGAIEEASAAFLRRIAKIRDKNHEVPNDFLNELHKWSLESIARVALDVRLGCLDDDADAETQKLIDALITFFKNVPVLELKIPFWKIFNTPTWRQYINALDTIVSIISKYTSAALSRAKSNIDSDKELSLLERVLALEGDTKVASILALDLFLVGVDTTLTTVASVLYQLALHPEKQALAYEEICNIHSQTDAPLEAINIDNLKYLRACIKETLRMYPVVIGNGRSTTSDTIIGGYYVPKGVHVVFQHYVISNLEKYFPRCHEFLPERWLREDKVRHRFASLPFGYGRRMCLGRRFAELEIIIVISKILQFYKVEYHYKKLEYYVNPMYTPKGPLKLRFIQR, from the exons atgattaattatttcgttcaaagaaaaat ttTACAAATGACTACATTAAGGCGATACACAAGGGAATTATTTCGACGATTTGTCAAGTTTGAGATGGAGAGTGACAAAGCGACATTAGATACATTGGCCGCGGATGTCgaggaaaaagatttattatcacaTCGTCTATACTCGGACATTCCAGGACCTAAGCCGATCCCTTTGTTGGGTAACACCTGGCGCTTTCTACCTTACCTAg gaaactttGATATACAGGCAGTAGACAAATTATCGAAGAGATTGCACGAACAGTACGGGAACATCGTAAAGATAGAAGGTCTTTTAGGTAGACCGGATATGGTATTTGTATACGATGCAAATGAAATTGAGCGTATCTTTCGACGGGAAGAAAAAATGCCTCATCGACCTTCTATGCCGTCACTTGACTACTACAAACATGTATTGCGAAAAGATTTCTTTCAAGATAATCCCGGAGTCATTGCCGT CCATGGTGATAGCTGGTACAATTTTCGGAGCAAGGTGCAGCAAGTGATGCTGCAGCCGCGGACCGCGAAAATGTATATCGGCGCGATCGAGGAAGCCAGCGCGGCATTCCTTCGCAG aatagCAAAAATACGAGATAAGAACCACGAGGTACCTAACGACTTTCTCAACGAGCTACACAAGTGGTCCTTAGAAT cAATTGCACGGGTTGCATTGGATGTACGTTTAGGTTGCTTGGATGACGACGCGGACGCGGAAACACAGAAGCTCATAGACGCGTTGAtcacttttttcaaaaacgtGCCCGTGCTCGAATTAAAGATACCTTTTTGGAAAATCTTCAATACACCCACGTGGcgacaatatataaatgctttaGATACTATTGTgag tataatatcaaaatatacatctGCCGCTCTATCGAGAGCCAAGAGCAATATAGATTCGGACAAAGAACTGTCTCTTTTGGAAAGAGTTCTAGCTCTTGAAGGCGATACAAAAGTAGCCTCCATTCTCGCTTTAGATTTGTTTTTAGTTGGCGTTGATACg ACCTTAACTACAGTGGCTTCGGTGCTGTATCAATTAGCGTTACATCCAGAAAAACAGGCATTAGCATATGAAGAAATCTGTAATATTCATTCGCAAACAGACGCACCTCTCGAAgcgataaatatagataatttaaaatatttaagagcaTGCATAAAAGAAACTCTAAG aatgtATCCAGTTGTTATAGGCAACGGGCGAAGTACAACTTCGGATACTATAATTGGCGGTTACTACGTGCCGAAAGga GTGCACGTGGTATTTCAACACTATGTCATTAGCAATCTAGAGAAGTACTTTCCCCGGTGTCACGAGTTTCTTCCAGAACGGTGGTTGCGCGAAGACAAAGTTCGTCACAGATTCGCGTCACTTCCTTTTGGTTATGGCAGACGAATGTGTCTTGGGCGACGATTTGCTGAGctcgaaataattatagtcATTAGCAAG attctgcaattttataaagtagaatatcactataaaaaattggaatattatgttaatccGATGTATACGCCGAAAGGACCGTTGAAGCTGAGATTTATTCagagataa
- the LOC126854334 gene encoding RNA-binding protein 28, with product MGKPYYGQKNGKSWIYRQKIKSKRSNNNQDGNRDSAEENGQNSRIIVRNLPFKVTEDDIKRFYKPFGEITEINLLKRSDGNLVGCGFIRFKCIEDASKAIFNTNKKEFLGRTINCDWAISKSKFREKLEKNLSGNQETDKDEIQNSENVQKEDNKDNNIHKKKFIKEKDNLKKQKRRKLQKMRKQKKRARIVIRNLSFQVTEDNLKEFFSQYGEIDEIKILTKPNGKQSGVAFVQFNVVQSAAKAIHYANMQSLLNRSMIVDWAIPKNKFSENNTDIKPEIKTEIDEDEVHDTSEIKVIDSSEDEDNKSDADLDSKEVTMENIQEEIESEKEEAEIKHEVEDTDNEDDSNNDSNDDDDINISIDQSVIKSEKNEKKENYSDAEHSRRTSNDVSEGRTVFLKNVPFAVKNDELKSFMEQFGPIYYALVCIDPLTEYSKGTAFVKYRHIEDAEKCLMAGTELRLRDQIIDVHRALPKQEVTNKTNLKKQRTKDSRNLYLVKEGVVLAGSPAALEVSMSDMEKRLKLERWKSQMLRNLNMFISRTRLAVHNLPSNLDDAKLRQLFKNHSGPKAIIKEARVMRDLKNVDATGKGKSKEYGFVTFTSHEDALKALRSINNNPNIFSKHRRPIVGFSIENRILVNAKDRRIQKSRDRNPLWSGNKNKRKSEDAEEEIPTKRVKARRVNEKELNKKSYTGITSELGEDKLRSNFTLKSQAKLHMWTMKKQKKLTKTIKQSETAKKEKTKKMQDNMPMMKQVKKFDRDVNDVNFNMLLNNYRSKLKDIDLKKSKWYESSNPGS from the exons atgggTAAACCATATTATG gacaaaaaaatggtaaatctTGGATATatcgacaaaaaataaaatcaaaaagaagtaataataatcaagaCGGCAATAGAGACAGTGCAGAAGAAAATGGTCAAAATTCTCGAATAATCGTGAGAAATTTACCTTTTAAG GTAACAGAAgacgatataaaaagattttataagcCATTTGGTGAAATTACAGAAATAAACCTCTTAAAACGCTCAGATGGAAATTTAGTTGGATGTGGTTTTATACGATTTAAATGTATAGAAGATGCATCAAAAGCAATATTCAATACTAATAAAAAGGAATTTCTTG gaagAACTATAAATTGTGACTGGGCAATATCAAAATCCAAATTTAGAGAAAAGCTTGAGAAAAATCTTTCTGGTAATCAGGAAACTGATAAAGATGAAATacaaaattctgaaaatgtacaaaaagaagataataaagataataacatacataagaaaaaatttataaaagaaaaagataatttgaaaaagCAGAAAAGGAGAAAGCTTCAAAAGATgagaaaacagaaaaaacGAGCTAGGATTGTAATAcgaaatttatcttttcag GTTACAGAAGACAatttaaaggaatttttttctcaatatggTGAAATAGacgaaataaagattttaaccAAACCTAATGGTAAACAAAGTGGAGTTGCATTTGTGCAATTTAATGTTGTACAAAGTGCTGCAAAAGCTATACATTATGCAAATATGCAATCTCTTTTAAACAGATCTATGATAGTTGATTGGGCTATTCCAAAGAATAAGTTTTCTGAAAACAATACAGACATAAAACCAGAAATCAAAACTGAAATTGATGAAGATGAAGTACATGATACTTcagaaataaaagtaattgatAGCAGTGAGGATGAGGATAATAAATCGGATGCTGACTTGGACAG caaaGAAGTTACAATGGAAAATATACAAGAGGAAATCGAGTCTGAGAAAGAAGAAGCAGAAATTAAGCATGAAGTAGAAGATACTGATAATGAAGATGACAGTAATAATGATagtaatgatgatgatgatatcaATATTAGTATTGATCAATCTGTTATTAAATcggagaaaaatgaaaagaaagaaaattattctgatGCAGAACATTCACGACGAACATCTAATGATGTTAGTGAAGGAAGAAcggtttttttgaaaaatgtaccATTTGCTGTTAAGAATGATGAACTTAAAAGTTTTATGGAGCAATTTGGACCTATTTATTACGCTCTTGTTTGCATTGATCCTTTGACTGAATATTCCAAAGGCACtgcatttgttaaatataga caTATTGAAGATGCTGAGAAGTGTTTAATGGCTGGAACTGAGTTACGTTTACGTGATCAAATAATCGATGTACATAGAGCATTGCCAAAGCAGGAAGTAACAAATAAAACGAACTTGAAGAAACAAAGGACTAAAGATTccagaaatttatatcttgttaAAGAAGGAg TTGTGCTGGCCGGAAGTCCAGCTGCGTTAGAAGTATCGATGTCCGATATGGAAAAACGTTTGAAATTAGAGCGGTGGAAATCGCAGATGTTGCGTAACTTGAACATGTTCATATCGAGAACGCGACTTGCTGTTCACAATTTACCATCCAATCTGGATGATGCAAAACTTAGACAATTGTTCAAAAATCATAGTGGTCCTAAAGCTATTATTAAGGAG GCCCGAGTTATGCgtgatttgaaaaatgttgatGCAACTGGAAAAGGCAAATCAAAAGAGTACGGTTTTGTTACATTTACCAGTCATGAGGATGCACTTAAAGCTTTGAGAAGTATAAATAACaatccaaatatattttccaaacacaga AGACCTATAGTCGGATTCTCGATAGAAAACCGCATTTTGGTAAACGCGAAGGACAGAAGAATTCAGAAAAGTCGCGACCGAAATCCTTTGTGgtctggaaataaaaataaaagaaaaagcgaAGATGCTGAGGAAGAAATACCAACCAAACGAGTTAAAGCCAGAAgagtaaatgaaaaagaattgaataaaaaatcatatactgGCATTACTAGTGAATTAGGCGAGGATAAATTAAGATCAAATTTCACACTTAAGTCACAGGCTAAGTTACATATGTGGACTatgaaaaaacagaaaaaattaactaaaacgATTAAACAATCGGAAACTgcgaaaaaggaaaagacaaagaaaatGCAAGACAATATGCca ATGATGAAGCAAGTAAAAAAGTTTGATAGAGATGTAAATGATGTAAACTTTAATATgcttctaaataattatagaagcAAACTGAAAGATATTGAtcttaaaaaatcgaaatggtATGAATCCTCGAATCCTGGatcttaa